The following proteins are encoded in a genomic region of Sorangiineae bacterium MSr12523:
- a CDS encoding YdeI/OmpD-associated family protein codes for MPPRKPDTSRLTRAIHPMPAFVKALLVGRGLMDAYRSRPAYQQNDYIGWIMRAKLDATRQKRVTQMLDELDAGNKYMNMNWSGRVRASGRVHGSPRRPKAGVNMAWKGKRGAG; via the coding sequence ATGCCGCCGAGGAAGCCCGACACGAGCCGCCTGACGCGCGCGATTCATCCGATGCCCGCGTTCGTGAAGGCCCTGCTCGTCGGGCGCGGGCTGATGGACGCCTACCGAAGCCGGCCGGCGTACCAGCAGAACGACTACATCGGCTGGATCATGCGGGCGAAGCTCGATGCCACGCGGCAGAAGCGCGTGACGCAGATGCTCGACGAGCTCGATGCGGGCAACAAATACATGAACATGAACTGGAGTGGACGAGTCCGCGCCAGCGGACGAGTCCACGGAAGTCCACGGAGGCCGAAGGCCGGAGTGAACATGGCGTGGAAAGGAAAACGCGGGGCAGGTTGA